A single window of Anopheles moucheti chromosome 2, idAnoMoucSN_F20_07, whole genome shotgun sequence DNA harbors:
- the LOC128298911 gene encoding mucin-2-like, which translates to MVQAQRGRTHGSSKDTTTSVPTKKKWLDKLKTVIEKRVKKILTTTTTTTTTTTKKPFKTTKPKPTKKTTTMKTTKPPKTTTTTPTTTTVKRLTTLSRAVITTPRMTTTSLKPVTTTTQEATTYKTTKTSATVVPSTTVILSTTSNPTTPSSLMTTSTVTLPVTTTASRTTIAPSATSTVAPTTSTASTTTPAATSTTSSITSKIATTTTTTPTVLSTTPVTSPTTTTIAPTTTSTSTTAPTTTTPATTTTPTTTRTTAPTTTSTSTTAPTTTTPATTTTTTTTAPTTTSTSTTAPTTTTPATTTTPTTTTTTTTKASITTTTTTTAATTTAIAPTTTTPSTTTPATTTTAPFTTTTTTTPKTTTTTTSPATTTTPATTTLQASTSTTPISKITTTSTPITTFIPITTPSATTKPSTTSNPTTTTTLTTTTTKMAPISQALTTTTTMKIALGLLVFAILAVCLVDAHKKKLKEDDDTVASIDIAKGWIKIYFKIPPGGQKLTTTKKMRFTPRPTLKTNKPLVTKRIPPGLTTKSSQKATTKLPIFYTIPTIRTTSKSEGTTAKMVTTTGKLVTTTTKPLTTTTSKTSTVAPVSTTKIISTVATSTTTSRPTTPVTTVPSTTTKPTTVTIPTTTPTTTVPTTTTKPTTTSTTASTAASTTTVPTTTTKPTTTSTTASTAASTTTVPTTTTKPTTISTTAAAAVTSTTTVSTTTTKPTTTALPSAPTSTTTLSTAATTTKAATATSTPTAASATVPSSSTTATSVTTPTTTGSGNKNGMLFYAGGIPDTPSTTTSKTTTTAATTTTTTTTQVSTTITTNKSMQTTASLTDIVDPFASLQTTQTTTAIPNRALMPTPTTTAIIPATKDVNAEELSSSVEYYYDDEVEQDEEEKGLQIVITTKGITSSPAMSEDSISNKTGKKNKGKKNKKKNKNKKKKNDKKNNGLQRGVDKQSKTTPGN; encoded by the exons ATGGTACAAGCCCAACGTGGCAGAACACATGGATCATCAAAAGATACTACCACCAGTGTACCTACGAAGAAAAAATGGCTAGACAAGTTGAAGACAGTTATCGAGAAGAGAGTTAAGAAGATACTCACAACCACAACTACAACTACTACGACTACAACGAAGAAACCATTCAAAACTACTAAGCCGAAACCTACAAAGAAGACGACCACGATGAAGACAACGAAACCTCCAAAAACCACTACCACGACGCCTACCACAACTACCGTGAAAAGATTGACAACATTGTCAAGAGCTGTGATTACTACGCCACGTATGACAACTACTAGTTTGAAACCGGTTACAACGACAACACAGGAAGCTACTACTTACAAGACAACGAAAACATCAGCAACTGTGGTTCCATCAACGACAGTAATTCTTTCTACGACATCGAACCCGACAACACCATCTTCTTTGATGACCACTTCAACTGTGACGTTGCCTGTTACTACCACCGCGTCTAGGACGACAATTGCGCCATCGGCAACAAGTACTGTTGCGCCAACCACTAGCACTGCTTCCACTACAACGCCTGCTGCAACTAGTACTACTAGTTCGATAACGTCAAAGATAGCAACTACGACTACCACTACGCCTACGGTTCTTTCCACGACACCAGTTACGTCCCCAACAACAACGACTATTGCTCCCACTACTACTAGTACTTCTACTACTGCTCCTACAACTACCACGCCTGCGACAACTACTACGCCAACAACTACAAGGACTACTGCTCCCACAACTACTAGTACTTCTACTACTGCTCCTACAACTACCACGCCAGCGACAACTACTACAACAACGACTACTGCTCCCACAACTACTAGTACTTCCACTACTGCTCCCACAACTACCACGCCAGCGACAACTACAACGCCGACAACAACTACTACTACAACCACGAAAGCGTCCATAACTACTACTACCACAACTACTGCAGCAACAACTACAGCTATTGCTCCTACAACTACTACTCCTTCTACTACTACCCCTGCAACTACTACAACTGCGCCATTTACAAcgactaccactactactccaaaaactactactactaccactagtCCTGCTACAACTACTACCCCTGCAACTACTACACTTCAGGCTTCCACTTCAACAACGCCTATCTCCAAAATTACCACTACATCAACGCCTATAACTACTTTCATTCCTATCACAACACCATCGGCAACTACCAAACCGTCTACAACGTCGAATCCCACCACAACTACGACTTTAACGACTACAACAACGAAAATGGCCCCTATTAGTCAGGCACTAACAACTACGACG ACAATGAAGATCGCCCTTGGATTGTTGGTGTTTGCCATATTGGCAGTGTGTTTGGTAGatgcgcacaaaaaaaaattgaaagaggATGACGATACGGTTGCATCGATAGATATTGCCAAGGGATGGATAAAAATTTACTTCAAGATACCACCCGGTGGCCAGAAACTGACCACCACTAAGAAGATGCGCTTTACACCACGTCCCACACTGAAGACAAATAAACCATTAGTAACGAAAAGGATACCTCCGGGTCTAACCACGAAGAGCTCGCAGAAGGCAACAACCAAGCTCCCCATCTTCTATACTATACCGACAATCCGTACCACGTCAAAGTCTGAAGGAACAACTGCAAAGATGGTTACAACTACTGGAAAATTGGTAACAACTACCACAAAGCCCTTGACTACAACCACCTCCAAAACATCAACAGTGGCGCCGGTCTCCACGACTAAAATTATCTCTACAGTTGCCACTTCTACTACAACCAGCCGGCCAACAACTCCAGTTACTACTGTTCCATCAACGACAACTAAACCAACAACTGTTACTATACCGACTACTACCCCTACAACTACTGTTCCAACAACGACGACTAAACCTACAACAACCTCAACGACTGCATCAACAGCTGCTTCCACCACTACTGTGCCTACAACAACGACTAAGCCTACAACAACCTCAACGACCGCATCAACAGCTGCTTCCACCACTACTGTTCCTACAACAACGACTAAGCCTACGACTATCTCAACgactgcagctgctgcagtTACTTCCACGACTACTGTTTCTACAACAACGACTAAGCCTACAACAACGGCACTACCGTCAGCTCCGACCTCTACAACAACGTTGTCCACTGCTGCGACTACAACAAAAGCAGCGacagcaacatcaacaccaACAGCTGCATCGGCTACTGTACCATCGTCCAGTACAACGGCTACATCTGTGACTACACCAACAACTACAGGCAGCGGCAACAAGAACGGTATGTTGTTTTACGCCGGAGGCATTCCTGATACGCCTTCCACTACCACATCCAAAACTACGACCACagcggcgacgacgacgacgacgacgactacTCAGGTCAGTACCACCATCACTACTAACAAAAGCATGCAAACGACTGCTTCATTGACGGATATTGTTGATCCTTTCGCTTCCTTGCAAACAACCCAAACAACCACTGCCATCCCAAACAGAGCTCTGATGCCGACACCTACGACTACGGCGATTATACCAGCTACTAAAGATGTGAACGCAGAAGAGCTTTCTAGCTCGGTAGAATACTATTACGACGATGAAGTGGAGCAGGACGAGGAGGAGAAGGGCCTGCAGATAGTCATCACTACCAAAGGCATAACCAGCAGTCCGGCAATGAGTGAAGATAGCATAAGTAATAAAACAGGCAAGAAGAACAAgggcaagaaaaacaaaaagaaaaataagaacaaaaagaaaaagaatgatAAGAAAAACAATGGGCTTCAGCGGGGAGTGGATAAGCAATCGAAGACTACACCCGGGAACTAG